The following coding sequences lie in one uncultured Mailhella sp. genomic window:
- a CDS encoding acetamidase/formamidase family protein, which produces MNRREFIRCAGIGASGMLLASAFDTTMNVRRASAAASSPKADYYVPADIKNLIKGGLSPDKKPVLSVDSGAVVDIETVSMLGIAGTFADYVKRYSLSTDDPIIYRILASEGLKRSCSPGNHVLTGPIRINGAKPGDVLEVRILDTFLTTDFGNVVARPGAGGVPYEVKETTSFRIEYDKAKKVGKYKNLNIPLNPFFGVMGVSPTALAASAPPSVFGGNMDIKALTKGTSVYLPVQVDGALYYTGDAHAAQGDGEVSVTAIETSMTGRVQFILHKNWKLSMPIGETPTHYLVMGLNEELLRASRQAIMEAAHFIAEKNGMSFNEALVLCSMGVDFKVAQVVNGVKGIYGAIPKSLIGAGKLGKFWNEDGAVSYLA; this is translated from the coding sequence ATGAACAGAAGAGAATTCATCCGTTGTGCAGGCATAGGGGCTTCGGGCATGCTTCTGGCCTCTGCGTTCGATACCACCATGAACGTGCGCCGGGCCTCGGCAGCAGCGTCTTCTCCCAAGGCCGATTACTATGTTCCCGCCGACATCAAGAATCTGATCAAGGGCGGCCTCTCTCCCGACAAAAAGCCTGTGCTTTCCGTGGATTCCGGAGCCGTGGTCGATATTGAGACCGTGAGCATGCTGGGCATCGCGGGCACGTTTGCCGACTATGTGAAGAGGTATTCCCTGTCGACGGACGATCCCATTATTTATCGCATTCTGGCTTCCGAAGGTTTGAAGAGATCATGCAGTCCCGGCAATCATGTTCTGACGGGCCCCATCCGCATCAACGGCGCCAAGCCCGGCGACGTGCTGGAAGTGCGCATTCTCGACACCTTCCTGACCACGGATTTCGGCAACGTCGTGGCTCGTCCCGGAGCCGGCGGCGTTCCGTATGAGGTGAAGGAAACCACCTCCTTCCGCATTGAGTACGACAAGGCCAAAAAGGTGGGCAAGTACAAGAACCTCAATATTCCGCTCAATCCCTTCTTCGGCGTCATGGGCGTTTCCCCCACCGCTCTGGCGGCTTCCGCGCCGCCTTCCGTGTTCGGCGGCAACATGGACATCAAGGCCCTGACCAAGGGGACGTCGGTATATCTTCCCGTGCAGGTGGACGGCGCTTTGTACTACACGGGCGACGCCCATGCCGCGCAGGGCGACGGCGAGGTGAGCGTTACGGCCATTGAAACTTCCATGACCGGCAGAGTGCAGTTCATTCTGCACAAGAACTGGAAGCTCAGCATGCCCATAGGCGAAACGCCCACCCATTATCTGGTCATGGGCCTCAATGAAGAACTGCTTCGGGCTTCCCGTCAGGCCATCATGGAAGCGGCGCACTTCATTGCGGAAAAGAACGGCATGAGCTTCAACGAAGCGCTGGTGCTGTGCAGCATGGGCGTGGACTTCAAGGTGGCCCAGGTGGTCAACGGTGTGAAGGGCATTTATGGAGCCATTCCCAAGTCGCTGATCGGTGCCGGCAAGCTCGGCAAATTCTGGAATGAGGACGGCGCAGTGAGCTATCTTGCGTAG